Proteins from a single region of Corylus avellana chromosome ca11, CavTom2PMs-1.0:
- the LOC132166261 gene encoding GDP-mannose transporter GONST1 isoform X2, which translates to MKPFETNENDLESGKLDKDRDKGTRSNRLKIHNQALLSGLAYCVSSCSMILINKFVLSSYDFNAGISLMLYQNLISVIIVSMLSFLGVIHTEPLTWRLVKVWLPVNVIFVGMLITSMFSLKYINVAMVTVLKNVTNVITALGEMYLFSKHHDKRVWAALFLMIISAISGGITDISFHAIGYTWQLVNCFLTASYSVSTQFGHLDYPYEQLIKFEVQRLKTECRGCRFNKIHVGALGYCICIRIIEWFLMCCSLCPISLVPLSFLFIYFYFFMFLYIG; encoded by the exons ATGAAACCTTTCGAAACCAATGAAAATGACTTGGAAAGTGGTAAGTTGGACAAAGACAGGGATAAAGGAACACGAAGTAACAGGCTCAAAATACATAATCAAGCCTTATTGTCTGGTCTTGCATATTGCGTTTCCTCATGCAGCATGATATTAATCAACAAGTTCGTGCTTTCCAGCTATGATTTTAACGCTGGGATATCTTTGATGCTGTACCAG AATCTTATTTCAGTGATTATTGTGTCTATGTTGAGTTTTCTGGGCGTAATACATACAGAACCATTAACATGGAGATTGGTTAAGGTCTGGTTACCCgtgaatgttatttttgttggcATGCTTATAACAAGCATGTTTAG TTTGAAGTACATTAATGTAGCTATGGTCACTGTCTTGAAGAATGTTACTAATGTGATAACTGCACTCGGCGAAATGTATTTATTCAGTAAGCATCATGACAAGAGAGTCTGGGCTGCTCTGTTCCTAATG ATCATTTCAGCAATTTCTGGAGGAATTACTGATATATCTTTTCATGCTATTGGCTACACATGGCAGCTTGTTAACTGTTTCTTAACCGCATCATATTCTGTGAGTACACAATTTGGACATCTTGATTATCCATA TGAGCAGCTTATCAAGTTTGAGGTGCAAAGACTAAAGACTGAGTGTCGTGGCTGCAGGTTCAACAAGATCCATGTAGGTGCACTGGGTTATTGTATTTGCATTCGGATAATAGAGTGGTTCCTTATGTGCTGCTCCCTCTGTCCCATTTCATTGGTCcccctttcctttttatttatttatttttatttttttatgttcctTTATATTGGCTAA
- the LOC132166261 gene encoding GDP-mannose transporter GONST1 isoform X1: MKPFETNENDLESGKLDKDRDKGTRSNRLKIHNQALLSGLAYCVSSCSMILINKFVLSSYDFNAGISLMLYQNLISVIIVSMLSFLGVIHTEPLTWRLVKVWLPVNVIFVGMLITSMFSLKYINVAMVTVLKNVTNVITALGEMYLFSKHHDKRVWAALFLMIISAISGGITDISFHAIGYTWQLVNCFLTASYSLTLRRVMDTAKQVTKSGNLNEFSMVLLNNTLSLPLGFLLIVVFNEVDYLSRTPLLRLPTFWLVMTLSGVLGLAISFTSMWFLHQTGATTYSLVGSLNKIPLSVAGILLFKVPTSLENSASIFFGLLAGVFFARAKMRERS; this comes from the exons ATGAAACCTTTCGAAACCAATGAAAATGACTTGGAAAGTGGTAAGTTGGACAAAGACAGGGATAAAGGAACACGAAGTAACAGGCTCAAAATACATAATCAAGCCTTATTGTCTGGTCTTGCATATTGCGTTTCCTCATGCAGCATGATATTAATCAACAAGTTCGTGCTTTCCAGCTATGATTTTAACGCTGGGATATCTTTGATGCTGTACCAG AATCTTATTTCAGTGATTATTGTGTCTATGTTGAGTTTTCTGGGCGTAATACATACAGAACCATTAACATGGAGATTGGTTAAGGTCTGGTTACCCgtgaatgttatttttgttggcATGCTTATAACAAGCATGTTTAG TTTGAAGTACATTAATGTAGCTATGGTCACTGTCTTGAAGAATGTTACTAATGTGATAACTGCACTCGGCGAAATGTATTTATTCAGTAAGCATCATGACAAGAGAGTCTGGGCTGCTCTGTTCCTAATG ATCATTTCAGCAATTTCTGGAGGAATTACTGATATATCTTTTCATGCTATTGGCTACACATGGCAGCTTGTTAACTGTTTCTTAACCGCATCATATTCT CTGACTCTTCGTAGGGTCATGGATACCGCAAAACAAGTTACCAAGTCTGGAAATTTGAATGAGTTTTCAATGGTCTTGCTCAATAACACCCTATCGTTGCCTTTAGGGTTTCTTCTAATTGTTGTCTTCAATGAGGTGGATTATCTCTCTAGAac GCCACTTTTGAGGCTGCCAACCTTCTGGCTTGTAATGACGTTAAGTGGAGTTTTGGGACTGGCAATCAGCTTCACTTCTATGTGGTTTCTTCATCAAACTGGGGCTACAACATACAG CCTTGTCGGGTCGTTGAATAAGATCCCTCTGTCTGTTGCTGGCATCCTTCTTTTCAAAGTTCCTACCAGCTTGGAGAACTCTGCAAGCATATTCTTTG GTCTTTTGGCTGGAGTATTCTTTGCTAGGGCAAAAATGCGGGAGAGATCTTAA